In the Devosia sp. SL43 genome, one interval contains:
- a CDS encoding ABC transporter ATP-binding protein, with product MLDIASATSKLTVDAARSGYGAIDVVKSLSLSVRSGEILVLLGKNGMGKTTLLKTILGLLPLRSGSVHLDDQSTSGLSPNKLIGAGVGYAPQEQPLFQDLSIKDNLRLAVARRQDFAPALERLVQFFPIFAERLTQKAGTLSGGEQKMLVLGRALMLRPRLLLIDEISEGLQPSVVDRIAGVLRNDRQANGTTMLIVEQNLDFALKVADRWAVLKQGEIDDTGNMSPQARDTILGHLKI from the coding sequence ATGCTTGATATCGCCAGCGCCACGTCCAAGCTCACGGTCGATGCCGCCCGCAGCGGCTATGGTGCCATCGACGTAGTTAAGTCGCTTTCCCTCTCGGTCCGGAGCGGAGAAATCCTGGTGCTGCTGGGCAAGAACGGAATGGGGAAGACCACGCTGTTGAAGACCATTCTCGGTCTGCTGCCGCTACGCTCGGGCTCCGTCCACCTGGATGACCAGTCGACAAGCGGACTTTCGCCGAACAAATTGATCGGCGCTGGCGTCGGCTATGCCCCGCAGGAGCAGCCGCTATTCCAGGATCTCAGTATCAAGGACAATCTCCGCCTTGCGGTAGCGCGGCGGCAGGACTTTGCCCCCGCCTTGGAGCGGCTGGTGCAGTTCTTTCCGATCTTTGCCGAGCGCCTGACGCAGAAAGCCGGCACGCTATCGGGGGGCGAACAGAAGATGCTCGTGCTTGGCCGCGCGCTGATGCTGCGGCCGCGCCTGCTGCTTATCGACGAAATATCGGAAGGCCTGCAGCCCTCCGTTGTGGATCGCATCGCCGGAGTATTGCGCAACGACCGGCAGGCCAATGGCACGACCATGCTGATCGTCGAGCAGAACCTCGATTTCGCCCTCAAGGTCGCGGACCGCTGGGCAGTTCTCAAGCAAGGCGAGATCGACGACACCGGGAATATGTCGCCCCAGGCGCGCGACACAATTCTGGGGCATCTCAAGATATGA
- a CDS encoding substrate-binding protein, which yields MTKGITIALLAALLSTSALAQDTDPIIIGVPVGLSGANSVVAPSVVQSAELAVEQINAAGGVLGRQLMLEVADDASGAAGAQRAFDSLVYQKEVDVIISMETSAARNAGLPIITEGDVPYIYTSFYEGRSCNANLYVNAWVPEQQVPPVVDHFMQSEGATKFFLIGSDYSFGRGMLEFARKYIEEHGGTVVGEEYLPMDGSDWTAVVSKLKDSGAQAVITSTAGGAPNVTLTKQMRGAGIVLPYGNLAMDEGTAVTMGADAAGIYISSSYVTSIPSPENTAFKEALAAKFGADMRTPNDLSVPQYDAIYLYKAAVEAAGSTETAAVVAALAEVSFTGPRGQVTMNEQHHAPLTMYLSQVQGDGSVSVAAQFENVSPGTQCPDL from the coding sequence ATGACCAAAGGCATCACTATCGCCCTGCTTGCGGCGCTCTTGTCCACCTCCGCCCTCGCCCAGGACACCGATCCGATTATCATCGGCGTACCAGTTGGCCTGTCCGGCGCCAACAGCGTGGTCGCCCCCTCGGTGGTGCAGTCAGCCGAACTGGCGGTCGAACAGATCAACGCAGCAGGCGGTGTGCTGGGACGCCAGCTCATGCTCGAAGTGGCCGACGACGCGTCGGGCGCCGCCGGCGCGCAGCGCGCCTTCGACTCGCTCGTCTACCAGAAGGAAGTCGACGTCATCATTTCGATGGAAACCAGCGCCGCCCGCAATGCCGGCCTGCCCATCATCACCGAAGGCGACGTGCCCTACATCTACACCTCGTTCTACGAGGGCCGTTCGTGCAATGCCAACCTCTATGTGAATGCCTGGGTGCCCGAGCAGCAGGTTCCACCAGTGGTGGACCACTTCATGCAGAGCGAAGGCGCGACCAAGTTCTTCCTGATCGGTAGCGACTATTCGTTTGGCCGTGGCATGCTGGAATTCGCGCGCAAGTACATCGAAGAGCATGGTGGCACGGTTGTCGGTGAGGAATACCTGCCGATGGATGGTAGCGACTGGACCGCAGTCGTCTCCAAGCTCAAGGATTCGGGCGCCCAGGCAGTCATTACGTCAACGGCGGGCGGCGCGCCCAACGTGACGCTTACGAAGCAGATGCGCGGTGCCGGCATAGTCCTGCCATACGGCAATCTCGCCATGGATGAAGGGACCGCTGTGACGATGGGTGCGGACGCCGCGGGGATTTACATCTCTTCGTCCTACGTGACCAGCATTCCGTCGCCGGAAAACACCGCATTCAAGGAGGCGCTTGCCGCCAAGTTCGGCGCAGACATGCGCACCCCCAACGACCTGTCGGTCCCGCAATACGACGCCATCTACCTCTACAAAGCCGCCGTCGAAGCGGCCGGCTCAACAGAAACTGCCGCAGTCGTCGCTGCGCTTGCGGAGGTGTCGTTCACCGGACCGCGCGGCCAGGTCACCATGAATGAGCAGCACCATGCGCCGCTGACCATGTATCTTAGTCAGGTGCAGGGCGATGGCTCCGTGTCGGTGGCGGCCCAGTTCGAAAATGTCAGCCCCGGAACGCAGTGCCCGGATCTCTAG
- a CDS encoding ANTAR domain-containing response regulator, whose protein sequence is MKGEARKILEDLRQARVLVVHPRDEDAATLVDHLKRLGCEVKATWPMPAALPRDIDTVFLQVENLSTDGVTTFLADRNPAIIAIVTYESPIALKAIIDLNAHGVISKPIRPLGVLTQFALARYRWGFEGRLTSKVAKLEDTLKSRRTVDKAVKILAELNRIDDEAAYRMLRDQATAQRQQMVAVAETVIAAQEAMRNFGLIITPSPKN, encoded by the coding sequence ATGAAGGGCGAGGCGCGCAAGATCCTTGAAGACCTGCGACAAGCCCGCGTGCTGGTGGTGCACCCGCGCGATGAGGACGCCGCGACGCTGGTGGATCACCTCAAGCGCCTTGGATGCGAAGTGAAAGCCACATGGCCGATGCCGGCCGCCCTGCCGCGCGATATCGACACGGTATTCCTGCAGGTCGAGAACTTGTCGACCGACGGGGTGACCACTTTTCTCGCCGATCGCAACCCGGCAATCATCGCCATCGTGACTTATGAGAGCCCTATCGCCCTCAAGGCGATTATTGACCTCAACGCCCATGGCGTGATCAGCAAGCCGATCCGGCCGCTTGGCGTGCTGACGCAGTTTGCGCTGGCGCGTTATAGGTGGGGTTTCGAGGGCCGGTTGACGTCCAAGGTGGCCAAGCTCGAAGACACTCTCAAGAGCAGGCGCACGGTCGACAAGGCGGTCAAGATCCTCGCCGAGCTCAACCGCATCGACGATGAAGCGGCCTATCGCATGCTGCGGGATCAGGCGACAGCGCAGCGTCAGCAGATGGTCGCAGTGGCCGAAACGGTCATCGCCGCGCAGGAGGCGATGCGAAATTTTGGTTTGATCATAACACCTTCGCCGAAGAATTAG
- a CDS encoding branched-chain amino acid ABC transporter ATP-binding protein/permease, with translation MPKSARLLLPIVIVTVLLVLLGPLVLDRFTLNVLTRSMIYAMLAITVDLLWGFTGILTFGQAAFFGVGAYAAAMVLTHLGGAPQFFALALILALVLPVLLGLAVGWLSFYYNSTPLYASVISLVVPIVITQLVFAGGAWTGSSSGLVGYPTLPLGLHGYFRLIGACLIVLAAAAWIFIRSDAGKILVAIRDNEARCAYLGLNTQAIKIGLTAILAGVAGLSGFLFANASGVVAPENTGFVFGTELVVWTALGGRGTIIGPILGTLGIDYLSANLSGELPFVWQLLVGGFFVVMIIVLPNGLAALATRLLPDRFRASRPVTPVGLDVALPPDNSGQALLSVQGLEMAYGSHVVLKGINLDVAPGELVSLVGPNGAGKTTLMRALSDGTLGVAGRIAINGTDIRSLTPDQIVALGVGRKFQVASVFESLTVADCLRMARVARHKPSVTEATNDLPLPSAARDILALTGLDAMLSAPLTQLSHGQKQALELAMVVALEPRLVLLDEPTAGLTKVERTTIGNILIRLTRELGFAVVLVEHDLDFVREISSRIVVLHQGKLVLDGTVAEVVNSETVKTIYSGGVHA, from the coding sequence ATGCCTAAATCCGCGAGGCTTCTGCTTCCAATTGTCATCGTGACGGTGCTGCTCGTTCTGCTCGGGCCGCTAGTCCTCGACCGCTTCACGCTCAACGTCCTGACACGGTCAATGATCTACGCCATGCTGGCCATCACGGTGGACCTGCTCTGGGGCTTTACCGGAATTCTCACCTTCGGTCAGGCAGCCTTCTTTGGCGTCGGCGCCTACGCCGCGGCAATGGTGCTGACCCACCTGGGCGGGGCGCCGCAATTCTTTGCGCTGGCCCTGATCCTGGCTCTCGTACTGCCCGTCCTGCTCGGTCTCGCGGTTGGTTGGCTGTCCTTCTACTACAACTCCACCCCCCTCTATGCCTCGGTGATTTCGCTCGTCGTACCCATCGTTATCACCCAACTGGTGTTCGCTGGCGGTGCATGGACCGGGTCCAGCAGCGGCCTGGTGGGGTATCCGACCCTGCCACTGGGACTGCATGGCTACTTCCGGTTGATCGGCGCCTGCCTCATCGTGCTGGCGGCGGCGGCTTGGATATTCATTCGCTCCGATGCGGGCAAGATCCTTGTCGCCATTCGCGACAACGAAGCCCGCTGCGCCTATCTCGGCCTCAATACCCAAGCGATCAAGATCGGGCTCACCGCCATCCTGGCCGGCGTGGCCGGTCTGTCGGGGTTCTTGTTCGCCAACGCTTCCGGCGTAGTTGCGCCGGAGAATACCGGCTTCGTCTTCGGCACCGAACTGGTGGTGTGGACCGCACTTGGCGGTCGCGGCACGATCATCGGGCCGATCTTAGGTACCCTTGGTATCGACTATCTCAGCGCCAACCTCTCGGGCGAACTGCCGTTCGTCTGGCAATTGCTGGTCGGCGGATTTTTCGTGGTGATGATCATCGTATTGCCAAACGGCCTCGCGGCTTTGGCTACCCGCCTGCTGCCCGACCGTTTCCGGGCGTCGCGTCCGGTGACGCCCGTGGGGCTCGATGTCGCGCTTCCGCCGGACAATTCCGGGCAAGCGCTGCTAAGCGTCCAGGGGCTCGAAATGGCCTATGGTAGCCATGTCGTGCTCAAGGGCATCAACCTCGATGTCGCGCCCGGCGAACTGGTCAGCCTGGTTGGACCCAACGGTGCCGGCAAGACCACTCTGATGCGCGCCCTCAGCGACGGCACGCTCGGTGTCGCCGGGCGGATCGCCATAAACGGCACCGACATCCGGTCTCTGACCCCGGACCAGATCGTGGCGCTCGGCGTTGGCCGCAAGTTCCAGGTGGCCAGCGTGTTCGAAAGCCTAACGGTGGCCGATTGCCTGCGCATGGCGCGGGTTGCACGACACAAGCCGAGCGTCACCGAGGCGACCAACGATTTGCCCCTGCCTTCCGCCGCCAGAGACATTCTGGCACTGACCGGGCTCGACGCCATGCTATCGGCTCCGCTGACCCAGTTGTCCCATGGCCAGAAGCAGGCACTGGAGCTCGCCATGGTGGTGGCCTTGGAGCCGCGCCTCGTTCTGCTGGACGAGCCCACGGCAGGGCTGACCAAGGTAGAACGCACCACTATCGGGAACATCTTGATCAGGCTCACGCGGGAACTTGGCTTCGCCGTCGTGCTGGTGGAACACGACCTCGACTTTGTACGCGAGATATCGAGCCGCATCGTTGTGTTGCATCAAGGCAAGCTGGTGCTTGATGGCACGGTAGCCGAGGTCGTCAATTCCGAAACCGTCAAGACCATCTATTCGGGAGGCGTTCATGCTTGA
- a CDS encoding amidase family protein has product MAVKDIFDVAGYPTAAGNAFELAASGIKTQTAATVQCLLDAGARFVGKTHTDELAYSLLGRNIHFGSPASARFPGIIAGGSSTGSALAVAEGFADIGMGTDTSGSIRLPAALNGCIGWRPTHGLLSLSGCRAVAPSFDTVGLIVRRLDVLDRAMAALGVTNNGVALVRMVLPEELLDACEGDVGRDFVAAIGHRATPVRLLGGLRLSELSEAFQTILWHEAAASNARLLESGPGSIDPQIRLRLERGRHVPASQLAEARQLKAYLSDRLALRLGTRDVAIFPSLPVLPPRVDATPDEFDRFRQRAIALTCLAGLAGLPQLVLPHDDVAPTSSISLLSTSGTDRQLLDFARRLPTFVQEPT; this is encoded by the coding sequence TTGGCGGTCAAGGACATCTTCGACGTAGCTGGATACCCTACCGCCGCCGGCAACGCGTTTGAACTGGCGGCATCGGGCATCAAGACTCAAACCGCAGCGACGGTTCAGTGCCTGCTCGATGCAGGCGCGCGGTTCGTGGGAAAGACTCATACCGATGAGCTGGCCTACTCGCTGCTCGGCCGCAACATACACTTTGGCTCTCCCGCCAGTGCGAGGTTTCCTGGCATCATAGCCGGCGGATCATCGACGGGCAGCGCCCTCGCTGTGGCGGAGGGATTTGCGGACATTGGTATGGGTACCGACACCTCTGGCTCGATCCGCCTTCCAGCTGCTCTCAACGGCTGCATCGGTTGGCGACCGACGCACGGACTACTTTCGCTGAGCGGTTGCCGGGCGGTGGCCCCGAGCTTCGACACTGTCGGTTTGATTGTTCGCAGACTCGATGTTCTCGATCGGGCAATGGCGGCGCTGGGCGTAACGAATAACGGAGTGGCTCTAGTCAGAATGGTCCTGCCGGAGGAACTGCTCGACGCCTGCGAAGGCGATGTGGGCAGGGACTTCGTCGCTGCCATCGGCCACCGGGCAACGCCCGTTCGCTTACTGGGCGGCCTGCGGCTGAGCGAGTTGTCCGAAGCATTCCAGACTATCCTCTGGCATGAGGCGGCAGCGTCGAACGCTCGCCTCCTTGAAAGCGGGCCTGGCAGTATCGACCCCCAGATAAGACTGCGGCTCGAACGCGGGCGACATGTCCCCGCCTCGCAACTGGCAGAGGCACGACAACTCAAGGCGTATCTGAGCGACAGACTTGCTTTGCGGCTCGGCACGCGGGATGTGGCGATCTTTCCGTCACTTCCGGTCCTACCGCCCCGAGTCGACGCCACCCCGGACGAGTTTGATCGCTTTCGGCAGCGCGCGATCGCACTCACCTGCCTGGCGGGGCTAGCTGGGCTGCCGCAGCTCGTCCTGCCTCACGATGATGTCGCGCCCACGAGCTCGATTTCCCTGCTTTCGACCAGCGGCACCGATCGACAGCTACTGGACTTCGCCAGGCGCCTTCCCACCTTTGTGCAGGAACCCACATGA
- a CDS encoding branched-chain amino acid ABC transporter permease, producing MTLVLDIITTASVLFIVASGLLAIFGVLKIINFAHGAWLTLGAYCAVLTASLGWNPWMALPVAFVVGAALGGITEQLIVRPLYRRPLDAILATWGLSIVVGQLITLWFGRDVQFTPNLLPGTFEFFGFSYSAYRLFLILAALVVGGGFSLLLEGTRLGLAARAVIMNEALARALGINTGLVRFATFVTGTGLAALAGVLLTPLTSVDPTMGVAWLIGAFMLVMVSGSSFGALAIACIVFGGVQVLVSTFVSPVLGSITVAVLSAIVLRVRPRGFSNA from the coding sequence ATGACGCTCGTTCTCGATATCATCACTACAGCATCGGTGCTCTTCATCGTTGCGTCGGGCCTCCTGGCCATCTTTGGCGTGCTCAAGATCATCAATTTCGCGCATGGCGCCTGGCTGACCCTGGGTGCCTACTGCGCTGTACTGACGGCCAGCCTGGGCTGGAATCCTTGGATGGCACTACCGGTCGCGTTTGTGGTCGGCGCGGCGCTGGGCGGGATCACTGAGCAATTGATCGTCAGGCCGCTCTATCGTCGCCCGCTCGATGCGATCCTCGCGACGTGGGGCCTGAGCATCGTTGTTGGTCAACTCATCACGCTATGGTTCGGGCGCGACGTGCAGTTCACCCCCAATCTGCTGCCTGGAACATTTGAGTTTTTCGGCTTCAGTTATTCGGCTTATCGCCTGTTCCTGATCCTCGCCGCGCTTGTCGTCGGTGGCGGATTCTCGCTGCTGCTCGAAGGGACACGCCTGGGCCTCGCTGCACGGGCAGTCATCATGAATGAGGCGCTGGCGCGAGCACTCGGCATCAATACGGGTCTCGTCCGCTTCGCCACGTTCGTCACCGGAACCGGCCTCGCTGCGCTGGCCGGCGTGCTCCTCACCCCACTGACCAGCGTCGACCCCACCATGGGTGTCGCCTGGCTGATTGGTGCATTCATGTTGGTGATGGTCTCAGGCTCGTCCTTCGGCGCCCTAGCCATAGCCTGTATTGTTTTCGGAGGGGTACAGGTGCTGGTCAGCACCTTCGTCAGTCCCGTCCTCGGCAGCATCACGGTCGCCGTGCTCTCGGCCATCGTCCTGCGCGTCCGGCCCAGAGGATTCTCCAATGCCTAA
- a CDS encoding nitrilase family protein, with amino-acid sequence MQHLTSPDSTVVASIQFQPEFGAVAANLDVMERLIRQAAERGASVHVLPELADTGYVFERQEELEAVAGAVPQGESARRLIALSEELSVYIACGLAERDGDDFFNAAILAGPNGFIGKYRKLHLWNRETLFFQPGNLGLPVFDTPVGLIGLAICYDGWFPETFRALALGGAQLVCVPTNWVPMAGQAEGEESIANTLIRAAAHSNGIYIAAADRIGVERGQPFIGRSLIVGPDGLALAGPASAANQEIILARAQLGSVESSRKLNQFNNVLGDRRTDIYGTDPSLSENNE; translated from the coding sequence TTGCAGCATCTGACTTCGCCCGATTCGACCGTCGTCGCCAGCATCCAGTTCCAGCCCGAATTTGGAGCCGTGGCTGCCAATCTCGACGTAATGGAACGCTTGATCCGGCAGGCAGCGGAGCGTGGCGCTTCGGTGCATGTGCTTCCCGAGCTCGCCGACACGGGTTACGTTTTTGAGCGCCAGGAGGAACTGGAGGCAGTTGCCGGCGCGGTTCCTCAAGGCGAGAGCGCGCGCCGCCTTATCGCGCTGTCCGAGGAACTGTCGGTCTACATCGCCTGCGGCTTGGCGGAGCGAGATGGCGACGACTTCTTCAACGCAGCCATCCTGGCAGGGCCGAATGGTTTCATCGGCAAGTATCGCAAGCTGCACCTGTGGAACCGGGAAACCCTGTTCTTTCAGCCCGGCAATCTGGGGCTGCCGGTATTCGACACGCCCGTCGGGCTGATCGGGCTGGCGATCTGTTACGACGGCTGGTTCCCCGAGACATTCCGCGCCCTGGCCCTGGGCGGCGCGCAACTGGTCTGCGTGCCCACCAACTGGGTGCCAATGGCGGGGCAGGCAGAGGGCGAGGAATCCATCGCCAACACGCTGATCCGGGCGGCAGCGCATTCCAATGGCATCTACATCGCTGCCGCAGACCGCATCGGCGTCGAGCGCGGCCAGCCCTTTATCGGGCGCAGCCTGATCGTCGGTCCCGATGGGCTGGCCCTTGCCGGCCCGGCCAGCGCCGCCAATCAGGAAATAATTCTGGCTCGTGCCCAGCTGGGCTCGGTCGAATCGTCACGTAAGCTCAACCAGTTCAACAACGTGCTGGGTGATCGTCGGACGGATATCTACGGTACGGACCCGTCCTTGTCCGAAAATAACGAATAA